A region of Dermochelys coriacea isolate rDerCor1 chromosome 1, rDerCor1.pri.v4, whole genome shotgun sequence DNA encodes the following proteins:
- the FBXO40 gene encoding F-box only protein 40, with product MGTGSLFLSTKVDVPTFKVQYGHKLATVVWRQQVLRGRWRTWDTARSGEEVKEEERQTRPSAGIMGRAQKTSPGQHKHCEKCFNRQCQVPVELTISCVVINCHSRCGAAFHMCKQEDHQLLCPLEQVSCLNSVYGCPFSMARFKLAKHLQVCPASVVHCSMEWNRWPNVDSETILHKNIMKEPHNEQCLDTALALRDQKILFRTLKMVELFPEWREDDNTEEPIAGLEEGAVGGIACDSKEADGQVAELTQQEREDLAKDKKGMDLVSYKAWENMFSKELSALKATDVSANSEKKEGDRYKKTGQILCDGNPKEKTKEAAIVEEPKENKNNQVITGAEKTGLAPWQDGILERLKKEVNVGDYNMYLVHHGRMLIHFGQLAACTPREKDFVYGNLEAHEVKTVCTFRVPVSYRGKRAQLRDALAYKIAMMDKSVDTSDLQISLEEFPKSDTARSTLLCALEKELKGHEISEAKNIDGLFMDFGTQTYSFQVEPFSSRAVLADVLDIKSPPELHVELHTECVTRRHNKSCSAFTFTCNHFFRRDEFPSHFKNVHADIQSSLNGWFQHRCPLAYLGCTFVQNRFYPASHKAKIIYSQHLDTFAIKPEVDPVLSEIQKCNFTTSNQGKSKESLSSLPLELLQYIAGFLDSFSLSQLSQVSVLMRDICATLLQERGMVLLLWEKKRYSHGGTSWRARKKIWQFSSLFSPVNNWQFGDVPSMSEHLKICPFYDVEHKKDPFLLASMCGPRKRAQDSLVSTFRHGS from the exons ATGGGGACAGGCAGCCTCTTCCTATCTACAAAGGtagatgtgcctacctttaaggtGCAATACGGGCACA agcttgctacagtTGTTTGGCGGCAGCAAGTGCTGAGAGGTAGGTGGAGGACCTGGGAcacagcgcgctcaggggaggaggtgaaggaggaggag AGACAAACAAGACCGTCTGCTGGAATTATG GGTAGGGCTCAGAAAACCAGTCCTGGACAGCACAAGCACTGTGAGAAATGTTTCAACCGGCAATGCCAAGTCCCAGTCGAGCTCACCATCTCCTGTGTAGTGATCAACTGCCATTCACGCTGTGGGGCTGCCTTTCATATGTGTAAACAGGAAGACCACCAACTCTTATGTCCCCTAGAGCAGGTCTCATGTCTCAACTCAGTTTATGGCTGCCCTTTTTCCATGGCCCGTTTTAAGCTGGCAAAGCACCTTCAGGTCTGTCCAGCCAGTGTTGTCCACTGCTCTATGGAATGGAATCGCTGGCCAAATGTAGACTCAGAAACCATTTTACATAAGAACATTATGAAGGAGCCACATAATGAGCAGTGTCTAGATACAGCCCTAGCCCTCAGAGATCAGAAGATTCTTTTTAGGACTCTGAAAATGGTTGAGCTATTTCCAGAATGGAGAGAAGATGATAACACAGAAGAGCCAATAGCAGGTTTGGAAGAAGGAGCCGTTGGAGGAATAGCATGTGATTCTAAAGAAGCTGATGGCCAAGTTGCTGAGCTTACCCAACAGGAGCGTGAGGATTTGGCAAAGGATAAGAAGGGAATGGATCTAGTAAGTTACAAAGCCTGGGAGAACATGTTTAGCAAAGAGCTTTCAGCATTGAAGGCAACAGACGTTTCAGCAAACtcagaaaaaaaggaaggagatcGCTACAAGAAAACAGGACAGATTCTTTGTGATGGCAATCCcaaagagaagacaaaggaagcagctatTGTGGAAGagccaaaagaaaacaaaaataatcaagtgATTACAGGTGCAGAAAAGACAGGTCTGGCTCCTTGGCAAGATGGGATCCTGGAGAGGTTGAAAAAAGAAGTTAACGTAGGGGATTATAACATGTacctggtgcatcatgggagaatGCTCATCCATTTTGGTCAGCTAGCTGCTTGCACACCAAGAGAGAAAGATTTTGTGTATGGGAATTTGGAGGCTCATGAGGTGAAGACTGTGTGCACCTTCAGAGTGCCAGTTAGCTATCGTGGCAAAAGAGCACAACTTCGAGATGCCTTGGCATACAAAATAGCAATGATGGACAAGTCAGTGGATACTTCAGATTTGCAAATAAGCCTTGAGGAATTTCCTAAATCAGATACAGCCAGAAGTACACTATTGTGTGCATTGGAAAAGGAACTGAAAGGTCATGAGATCTCGGAAGCAAAGAATATTGATGGACTGTTCATGGATTTTGGGACACAGACATACAGCTTTCAGGTGGAACCCTTCTCCTCTAGAGCTGTTCTAGCGGATGTTCTGGATATAAAAAGCCCACCAGAACTCCATGTAGAGCTTCATACTGAGTGTGTGACTAGAAGACATAACAAAAGCTGCTCAGCCTTCACATTCACTTGCAATCACTTCTTCAGGAGGGATGAGTTTCCTTCACATTTCAAGAATGTTCATGCTGATATCCAGTCCTCTCTAAATGGATGGTTCCAACATCGTTGTCCACTTGCCTACTTGGGATGTACTTTTGTTCAAAACCGCTTCTACCCTGCTAGTCATAAAGCAAAGATTATCTACAGTCAGCATCTTGATACATTTGCTATCAAACCAGAAGTTGACCCTGTGCTCTCTGAAATACAGAAATGCAATTTTACAACAAGTAATCAAGGAAAAAGTAAAGAATCCCTGAGCAGCCTTCCATTGGAACTTTTACAGTATATTGCTGGGTTCTTGGACAGCTTCAGCTTGTCTCAGCTGTCCCAAGTATCTGTACTGATGAGGGATATCTGTGCCACTCTACTTCAAGAGAGAGGGATGGTCCTCCTGCTGTGGGAGAAAAAAAGATATTCCCATGGAGGTACTTCATGGAGAGCTCGCAAAAAG